In Paenibacillus kyungheensis, the following are encoded in one genomic region:
- a CDS encoding LacI family DNA-binding transcriptional regulator — protein sequence MSVTIKDVAKRAGVSPSTVSRVLSNHPRISHATSEKVREIMEEMGYHPNMMAKSLVSKTTKSLGVILPKPAEELFLNTFFMELIRGIVTQANRSGYDVVLTSGASEKEEVDAVSRLVFGGRIDGAILLYSRQNDPVVDFLSEKEFPTVLIGRSEQHANVLSVDTNNIEAAADATRHLIQLGHQRIGFVSGPSELVVSIDRMSGYQQALKEAGLPLRDDWIVEGEFLQESGYRAMSFFMNLPERPTALVVVDDIVSFGILRGLHELGYKVPEDISIVSFNNIALSELSTPPLSSIDIGIYHLGYTASQALIQAIRGDDHSLLSQRHIVPHRLIVRESSMFSPTRAE from the coding sequence ATGTCGGTTACGATCAAAGATGTCGCTAAAAGAGCAGGCGTATCTCCTTCTACCGTTTCGCGTGTATTGTCTAATCATCCGCGAATCAGCCATGCTACCTCAGAAAAAGTGAGAGAGATTATGGAGGAGATGGGCTACCATCCGAATATGATGGCAAAAAGTCTGGTATCCAAAACAACCAAAAGTCTGGGCGTGATTTTGCCCAAGCCTGCGGAAGAGTTGTTTTTGAATACTTTTTTTATGGAATTAATACGTGGTATTGTGACGCAAGCCAATCGAAGTGGATACGATGTAGTGTTAACTTCAGGTGCTAGTGAAAAAGAAGAAGTGGATGCGGTATCAAGATTGGTATTTGGCGGACGGATTGATGGTGCTATTTTGCTCTATTCTCGTCAAAATGATCCTGTTGTTGATTTTCTTAGTGAAAAAGAGTTCCCTACTGTATTGATTGGACGTAGTGAACAACATGCTAATGTCCTTTCTGTGGATACTAACAATATCGAAGCCGCAGCAGATGCTACCCGACATCTGATCCAATTAGGGCATCAGCGGATTGGTTTTGTCAGTGGCCCTTCGGAATTGGTTGTATCGATCGATCGTATGAGCGGGTATCAACAAGCTTTGAAAGAAGCCGGACTTCCACTACGGGATGATTGGATCGTTGAAGGTGAATTTTTGCAGGAAAGTGGTTATCGGGCAATGTCCTTTTTTATGAATTTGCCTGAACGTCCAACTGCATTAGTCGTTGTCGATGATATTGTAAGCTTTGGGATTTTGCGCGGATTGCATGAATTGGGGTATAAAGTTCCTGAAGATATCTCTATCGTTAGTTTTAACAATATTGCTTTGTCCGAGTTATCGACTCCACCATTAAGCAGTATTGATATCGGTATTTATCATCTGGGATATACAGCTTCTCAAGCATTGATTCAAGCGATTCGTGGTGATGATCATAGTCTACTTTCACAGCGTCATATTGTTCCTCATCGTCTCATTGTACGTGAATCGTCTATGTTTTCCCCTACTCGTGCTGAATAA
- a CDS encoding PepSY domain-containing protein, with protein MRRREMHRTVAPSSTNTLSAVIKDKRWWIAGAVVILLILMFVMTLWWKSIAQASPALTSTQAKNVVLKQYPGKVTETALNNGIYTVQLQSDQGMYQVQVNGNSGAIQSIQQIGQSAVATTTTPNSTTNTDSSNSSSTSDSNSSSSAVTEPTTATNPTESTNDSSNSTNSSSSEGSTDTNSNPAPSTDDSSSATTSEDDHRNDSGSDNNQPQVNEQPGVVTPDATVPPAGAPVPPVDNREHKDDRKGKDKDKNNAPKPAPVLILKEKDAERIALTQVPGKVDDTDYEDDEDKGQSYYLVDIDTPDEREATVQINAVSGAVMSVTWDDADDSDNEK; from the coding sequence ATGCGACGCAGAGAGATGCATAGAACAGTAGCACCGTCATCTACGAATACTTTATCTGCTGTAATTAAAGATAAACGATGGTGGATAGCTGGAGCAGTCGTTATTTTATTAATTCTGATGTTTGTTATGACATTATGGTGGAAGTCTATCGCACAAGCAAGTCCAGCGCTAACATCCACACAAGCCAAAAATGTAGTGCTCAAGCAATATCCGGGTAAAGTCACAGAAACTGCATTAAATAACGGAATCTATACAGTACAATTACAATCAGATCAAGGTATGTATCAGGTTCAAGTAAACGGAAATAGTGGAGCGATTCAATCGATTCAACAGATCGGACAATCGGCAGTAGCGACAACGACAACACCAAATAGTACTACGAATACCGATTCATCTAACTCAAGTTCAACCAGTGATTCGAATTCATCAAGCTCGGCTGTAACAGAGCCTACAACGGCTACTAATCCAACAGAATCTACAAATGATAGCAGTAATAGTACTAATTCATCATCTTCAGAAGGATCGACAGACACTAATAGCAATCCGGCGCCTTCTACAGATGATTCATCCTCTGCTACAACAAGTGAAGATGATCATCGCAATGACAGCGGATCAGATAACAACCAACCGCAGGTTAATGAGCAACCGGGTGTTGTAACTCCTGATGCTACCGTACCACCGGCAGGCGCTCCTGTACCGCCTGTAGACAACCGCGAACACAAAGATGATCGTAAAGGCAAAGATAAAGACAAAAATAATGCACCCAAACCAGCACCTGTATTAATATTGAAAGAAAAAGATGCAGAAAGAATTGCTCTTACTCAAGTACCAGGTAAAGTCGATGATACCGACTATGAAGATGATGAAGATAAAGGTCAATCGTATTATTTAGTCGATATTGATACACCTGATGAGCGAGAAGCAACAGTACAGATCAACGCTGTGTCTGGAGCAGTAATGTCGGTAACATGGGACGATGCAGACGATTCAGATAACGAAAAATAA
- a CDS encoding sugar ABC transporter substrate-binding protein — protein sequence MMNRKKWGIMSCLLIMMLLVSACNSGGAGTTTPGAATDSQVPADQQEMVPEEGAKLTVWDSGDQKTFIEAAAKAFKEKYNVDVSFAEVGPDKSMGQMVTDGPAGVGGDVFAGVHDQIGQGVSAGVVLPNDWFEEDTKSRNSEIAIKALTYDNMLYGYPKSVETTAVFYNKDLIKEVPQDWNGVIDFAKTFNDTKANKFAIMWEVGNGYYVFPFIGGYGSYVFGSDGTDAKDIGLNNPAAVEAATFIQGLNKILPLKTSDINADIKKSLFTSNKLAMNISGPWDTGSLKESVKNIGVGMYPNLPNGKPMTPFSGVKAYFVNAYTKYPNASKLFADFITSEEWQTKNFEMNGALPSNTKAAASEQVQSDPIATVFLKQFENSVPMPSIPAMAQFWSPMEAAMSSIWNDNKDPKAALDNLVSQMKSNIETGQ from the coding sequence ATGATGAATCGCAAAAAGTGGGGAATCATGAGTTGCTTGTTAATCATGATGTTACTGGTATCGGCTTGTAATAGTGGGGGAGCAGGCACGACAACACCGGGAGCAGCAACCGATTCTCAAGTACCAGCAGATCAGCAAGAAATGGTTCCTGAAGAAGGCGCTAAGCTAACAGTATGGGATAGTGGCGATCAGAAAACATTTATCGAAGCAGCAGCGAAAGCATTTAAAGAAAAATATAATGTAGATGTTAGCTTTGCAGAAGTAGGACCGGACAAATCTATGGGGCAAATGGTTACAGATGGCCCTGCTGGTGTAGGTGGCGATGTATTCGCTGGTGTTCATGATCAGATCGGTCAAGGGGTATCCGCAGGGGTCGTATTGCCAAATGACTGGTTCGAAGAAGATACCAAGTCCCGTAACAGTGAAATTGCGATTAAAGCGTTAACGTATGACAATATGCTATATGGTTATCCGAAGTCTGTGGAGACTACAGCAGTGTTTTATAACAAAGATTTGATCAAAGAAGTACCGCAAGACTGGAACGGTGTTATTGATTTTGCCAAAACATTCAACGATACCAAAGCTAATAAATTTGCGATCATGTGGGAAGTCGGTAACGGCTACTATGTATTCCCATTTATCGGTGGATATGGTTCTTATGTATTCGGTAGCGATGGTACAGATGCCAAAGATATCGGTTTAAACAATCCAGCAGCAGTAGAAGCAGCAACATTTATTCAAGGATTGAACAAAATTCTACCACTGAAAACATCAGATATTAATGCAGATATCAAAAAATCACTATTCACTTCTAACAAATTAGCGATGAATATTAGCGGGCCGTGGGATACAGGTTCACTAAAAGAATCCGTTAAAAATATCGGTGTAGGTATGTATCCGAATCTGCCAAATGGTAAACCGATGACACCTTTCTCAGGCGTAAAAGCTTATTTTGTAAACGCTTATACGAAATATCCGAATGCTTCTAAATTGTTTGCAGACTTTATTACTTCTGAAGAATGGCAGACCAAGAACTTTGAGATGAATGGAGCACTTCCATCCAATACCAAAGCGGCTGCAAGTGAGCAAGTACAAAGTGATCCGATTGCAACTGTCTTCTTGAAGCAATTTGAAAATTCAGTTCCAATGCCTTCGATCCCAGCAATGGCGCAATTCTGGTCTCCGATGGAAGCAGCGATGTCTTCTATCTGGAATGACAATAAAGATCCAAAAGCAGCACTGGATAATCTAGTCAGTCAAATGAAGAGTAATATTGAGACAGGGCAATAA
- a CDS encoding DUF7638 domain-containing protein, whose translation MHKIRRDKTIEGTTIPGFIRNGQYFYINVDIYEDGMVNCWELADLKGVRDKIDLEWLTPQVPDGESISIFGLGDYKTISGSWNHNAHTYYDYITNIVQQLNPGMDNIYEISFAEKMKNEKYKIVQSPYAQDFYVESEVGYKVVTGEGFFIFMKYEGANYLVYLSVYKDGTIECQNASFQKMLKIEELEELFSNGTFFTELKEPTVITLDRLGDVVMVNGSYIIDITDKYKQVLDIYQKLNKHPGLLDICRKRYYKYLEHPTEEHKEDLRIAYEAIPEHERMYLGDMDNRDEDYIRILYTEEKRQV comes from the coding sequence ATGCATAAAATTAGAAGAGACAAAACAATAGAAGGAACGACGATTCCGGGATTTATCCGTAATGGACAATACTTTTATATCAATGTAGATATTTATGAAGATGGAATGGTGAATTGCTGGGAGTTGGCGGATCTTAAAGGAGTACGTGACAAAATCGATCTAGAATGGTTAACACCGCAGGTGCCTGATGGAGAATCAATTTCTATTTTTGGTCTGGGTGATTATAAAACAATCAGTGGTTCTTGGAACCATAATGCACATACCTACTATGACTACATAACTAACATCGTGCAGCAACTGAATCCAGGTATGGATAACATCTACGAGATTTCATTTGCCGAAAAAATGAAAAACGAGAAATACAAAATCGTTCAATCTCCATATGCACAAGACTTTTATGTAGAATCAGAAGTAGGGTACAAAGTCGTCACAGGAGAAGGCTTTTTTATTTTTATGAAATATGAAGGTGCCAATTATCTAGTGTATTTAAGCGTATACAAAGATGGAACTATAGAATGTCAAAATGCCAGCTTTCAAAAAATGTTGAAAATAGAAGAGTTAGAAGAATTATTTAGTAACGGCACTTTTTTTACAGAATTAAAAGAACCTACGGTTATTACGCTCGATCGTCTAGGTGATGTAGTGATGGTGAATGGAAGTTATATTATAGATATTACCGATAAATACAAGCAAGTACTAGATATTTATCAAAAATTGAACAAACATCCGGGATTGTTAGATATTTGTCGTAAGCGTTATTATAAATATTTAGAACATCCGACAGAAGAGCATAAAGAAGATCTTCGGATAGCTTATGAAGCGATTCCTGAACATGAGCGCATGTATCTAGGTGATATGGATAATCGAGATGAGGATTATATCCGTATTTTATATACAGAAGAGAAAAGACAAGTCTAA
- a CDS encoding sugar ABC transporter permease encodes MRKQQRVKLVFSYILLVLIAIGCIYPALWIILSSLKEGDSLYSETLIPQKLTLEHYMDLFRSQSDKDLPYLKWYWNTLKIAITSMILGTLFQVLTAYAMSRFRFKGRQTMMSLVLILGMFPGFMSMIAVYVILLQMNLLNSPWALVLVYTSGAALGMFVAKGFFDTIPRALEESALLDGASHFQIFSRIILPLSMPIITYIALTTFAGAWVDFIFARLILRSRENWTLAVGLYELVNTYSSTEFTLFAAGSVLVALPITLLYMFLQRFLVHGLTAGATKG; translated from the coding sequence ATGAGAAAACAACAACGTGTTAAATTGGTGTTCAGCTACATCTTGCTTGTACTGATCGCGATTGGCTGTATTTATCCGGCGCTCTGGATTATTCTATCCTCACTCAAAGAAGGCGATTCACTCTATAGTGAGACATTGATTCCGCAAAAGTTAACACTGGAACATTATATGGACTTGTTCCGTTCGCAATCGGATAAAGATTTGCCTTACTTAAAATGGTATTGGAACACACTCAAAATTGCGATCACCAGTATGATTCTAGGAACGCTATTCCAGGTACTGACAGCCTATGCGATGTCACGCTTCCGTTTTAAAGGCAGACAAACGATGATGTCACTGGTATTGATTCTAGGCATGTTCCCGGGATTTATGAGTATGATTGCAGTGTATGTTATTTTATTGCAAATGAATCTACTTAATTCCCCGTGGGCACTTGTACTGGTGTATACGTCTGGTGCGGCACTGGGTATGTTTGTTGCTAAAGGCTTTTTCGATACGATTCCAAGAGCATTGGAAGAATCGGCTCTGCTAGATGGTGCAAGTCATTTCCAAATCTTCAGTCGTATTATTCTACCATTGTCGATGCCGATTATTACGTATATTGCATTGACGACATTCGCCGGTGCATGGGTCGACTTTATCTTCGCCCGTTTGATCTTGCGTTCGCGAGAGAACTGGACATTAGCGGTAGGGTTGTATGAATTGGTCAATACGTATTCAAGCACAGAATTTACACTATTTGCCGCAGGCTCGGTGTTAGTCGCATTGCCGATTACTTTGTTGTATATGTTCTTGCAACGCTTTTTGGTACATGGGTTAACGGCAGGAGCGACGAAGGGGTAA
- a CDS encoding PepSY domain-containing protein, with protein MMNKKLGIGVLSAAIALGTMGTVTAATTNNSSDSNSTTATTSKLIGETKAKQIALTKVPGGTIDGVDLERTNNGKLYYEVDVDKANSNKDVDVHIDAVNGTVLKVVNDDNDDDDNNSQATNNANNKVKTAAQAKAIALKAVKGTVTKVDRDSDDGRVTYEVDLNITGGEATVEIDAATGKVLSVDKDYDNDNDSDDYDND; from the coding sequence ATGATGAACAAGAAACTAGGTATCGGTGTATTATCAGCAGCAATCGCTTTGGGAACAATGGGAACAGTTACAGCAGCTACAACGAATAATTCAAGTGACTCCAACAGTACAACAGCAACAACTAGCAAGTTAATTGGTGAAACAAAAGCGAAGCAAATCGCATTAACGAAAGTGCCTGGTGGTACTATTGACGGTGTTGATTTGGAACGTACTAATAATGGAAAATTATATTATGAAGTAGACGTGGACAAAGCGAATTCAAATAAAGATGTAGACGTTCATATTGATGCTGTAAACGGAACGGTATTAAAAGTAGTCAATGATGATAATGACGACGATGATAACAACAGCCAAGCTACCAATAATGCTAACAATAAAGTTAAAACGGCTGCACAAGCTAAAGCAATCGCTTTAAAAGCAGTTAAAGGAACTGTAACTAAAGTAGATCGTGATAGCGATGATGGTAGAGTAACTTATGAAGTAGACTTGAACATTACAGGTGGCGAAGCTACAGTTGAGATTGATGCCGCTACAGGTAAAGTACTATCTGTTGATAAAGATTATGACAACGACAATGATAGTGACGACTACGATAACGATTAA
- a CDS encoding carbohydrate ABC transporter permease: MGKVLIHPERTTGVGSGLIAAILSALIMGLGQMYNRQWAKGIIFLIAELVSVYLIVTSLANNIWGLITLGDQPSRMEKVGRLYQNVPGDHSIFMMIYGLVALLYIALLLCFYIANIKDAYRIGKKRERGEVGNTFRQTWKMIGNQGFPYLLLTLPAIGVLVFTIVPIIFMVLMAFTNYSAPDHIPAKNLVDWVGFRTFTNLLTLKSWSHTFIGVLTWTIIWAVVATVTTYFGGILVALLIEQKGIKFKGMWRTLFILPYAIPQFISLLIMRNLLNFQFGPINQYLRMMGLGSVPWLNDPFWAKVTVILVNMWIGIPVSMILVLGVLTAIPRDLYEAAEVDGATGFQKFRNITMPFVLFQTAPILIMQFAGNINNFNVIFLLTNGLPANGDYAFAGSTDLLVTWLYKLTLENQRYNFASAIGIIIFIIIAAFSLYNYRRSRSFKEEDMIQ, encoded by the coding sequence ATGGGAAAAGTATTAATCCATCCTGAGCGAACAACGGGCGTAGGTAGTGGGCTTATAGCAGCGATCTTATCGGCGCTGATTATGGGACTCGGGCAAATGTATAATCGCCAGTGGGCGAAAGGCATTATTTTTCTAATCGCTGAACTGGTTAGTGTATATCTGATTGTTACCAGTCTGGCGAATAATATCTGGGGGTTGATCACGCTTGGTGATCAGCCTTCCCGTATGGAAAAAGTCGGACGACTGTATCAAAATGTACCGGGAGATCATTCGATTTTTATGATGATCTATGGACTGGTAGCACTATTGTATATCGCATTATTGTTATGTTTTTATATTGCGAATATCAAAGACGCTTATCGTATCGGTAAAAAGCGAGAACGTGGCGAAGTTGGAAATACGTTCCGTCAGACATGGAAAATGATCGGTAATCAGGGATTTCCATATTTGCTTTTAACATTGCCAGCGATTGGTGTACTGGTGTTTACGATCGTGCCGATTATTTTTATGGTATTGATGGCATTTACCAATTACTCTGCACCGGATCATATCCCGGCGAAAAATCTAGTCGATTGGGTAGGCTTCCGTACCTTTACTAATCTGTTAACACTCAAATCGTGGAGTCATACCTTTATCGGTGTACTGACATGGACGATTATCTGGGCAGTTGTGGCAACAGTCACTACATATTTTGGCGGTATTCTAGTTGCTTTACTGATCGAACAAAAAGGGATTAAATTCAAAGGCATGTGGCGTACGCTCTTTATTTTGCCGTATGCGATTCCGCAATTTATTTCTTTGCTGATTATGCGTAATCTATTGAACTTCCAATTTGGCCCGATCAACCAATATTTGCGTATGATGGGTCTGGGTTCAGTGCCGTGGCTTAATGATCCGTTTTGGGCGAAAGTCACTGTTATTCTTGTGAATATGTGGATCGGTATTCCAGTGTCGATGATCCTTGTACTGGGTGTACTGACAGCAATTCCGCGTGATCTCTATGAAGCGGCAGAAGTGGATGGAGCGACAGGTTTTCAGAAGTTCCGTAATATTACGATGCCATTCGTATTGTTCCAGACCGCTCCAATCTTAATTATGCAATTTGCAGGGAATATCAATAACTTTAACGTGATTTTCTTGCTAACGAATGGATTACCAGCCAATGGAGATTATGCGTTCGCAGGTAGTACCGATCTGTTAGTGACATGGTTGTACAAGCTAACTCTGGAAAATCAACGATATAACTTTGCATCAGCGATCGGCATTATTATCTTTATTATTATTGCGGCATTCTCGCTCTATAACTATCGACGTAGCCGTTCCTTTAAAGAGGAGGATATGATCCAATGA
- a CDS encoding excalibur calcium-binding domain-containing protein → MKKGLKIFAWIVIPYIMIFFYWKRLNKPTRYFAVTWAVLALIIGSTGNETDTKEPTVSTPINNLKSTEVKTETAEKDTDKEVATDNEKVKPTPVITETTEPMEEVEAVSQPIVVETNIEESKKEVTDKKVEKPKKAATIKKEEVVVEEPSEPEVADAVEEEESPVTEVFYQNCSVARDAGVTPLYEDDPGYSTKLDRDRDGVACE, encoded by the coding sequence ATGAAAAAAGGTTTAAAGATTTTTGCTTGGATTGTTATTCCGTATATTATGATATTTTTCTACTGGAAAAGATTGAATAAACCAACACGTTATTTTGCTGTAACTTGGGCTGTACTAGCATTAATTATAGGTTCTACAGGCAATGAGACAGATACAAAAGAGCCAACAGTATCTACTCCTATCAATAACTTGAAATCAACAGAGGTGAAAACAGAGACAGCAGAAAAAGATACAGACAAAGAAGTAGCCACAGATAATGAAAAAGTAAAACCAACTCCTGTTATAACAGAAACTACTGAGCCCATGGAAGAAGTAGAAGCTGTTTCACAACCTATAGTTGTTGAAACAAATATTGAGGAATCTAAAAAAGAAGTTACTGATAAAAAAGTAGAAAAGCCAAAAAAAGCGGCAACCATTAAAAAAGAAGAGGTAGTGGTAGAAGAACCATCAGAGCCTGAAGTGGCGGATGCAGTTGAGGAAGAAGAAAGTCCTGTCACAGAAGTGTTTTATCAAAATTGTTCAGTTGCACGTGATGCTGGTGTAACTCCTCTTTACGAAGACGACCCAGGATATAGTACTAAGTTGGATAGAGATCGGGATGGAGTTGCTTGTGAATAG
- a CDS encoding helix-turn-helix domain-containing protein, whose protein sequence is MKLNEVMTERGLTQMKLAEMSGVRQAAISEMSRNIREQVNLRTLIKIADALDIDDLSELMVIEKKESSESD, encoded by the coding sequence ATGAAATTAAACGAGGTTATGACTGAACGCGGTCTTACACAGATGAAGCTTGCGGAAATGTCGGGAGTGCGTCAAGCTGCAATTTCTGAAATGTCACGTAACATCCGTGAACAAGTTAATTTGAGAACATTAATCAAAATTGCTGATGCTTTAGATATAGATGATCTATCCGAACTGATGGTAATAGAGAAAAAAGAATCGTCTGAATCAGATTAA
- a CDS encoding helix-turn-helix domain-containing protein, with amino-acid sequence MISFKPLHKTLVEKDMSKMDLMELLSISSSTSAKMWKNEYVAMKIINQICMKLDCKIEDVIEYVEDKYN; translated from the coding sequence ATGATTAGTTTTAAACCCTTGCATAAGACTCTAGTTGAAAAAGATATGAGCAAAATGGATTTAATGGAGTTATTATCTATATCCTCTTCTACTTCAGCAAAAATGTGGAAAAATGAATATGTAGCTATGAAAATAATCAATCAAATCTGTATGAAGCTAGATTGCAAAATTGAAGATGTTATCGAATATGTTGAAGATAAATATAATTAA
- a CDS encoding arginase family protein — protein sequence MNTKTIRLLMPQWQGGNNPNYSFGAELLAWLAPDNDQPLIHVPVKPYDGTPLQNEDGMNGRTQLIQQLEAAEHLIQAHQPDRIIMFGGDCLVEQAPFAYLNEKYDGELGLIWIDAHSDLVRYTGYDNGHTLPLGNLLGEGDQEFANHVKVPLKPENVFIAGLAVATEEENKLIAEAFEAQGISVDEYDTEMIERLGIRTAGTAELAQSTEAIRTWIQERGIKHLAIHIDLDVLDPQAFRSLLFAKPYEPYLVSPAGTMQFPQLLHLLKELSEETNVVGLGITEHTPWDAINLKNLLAEIPILNT from the coding sequence ATGAATACCAAAACAATACGTCTCTTAATGCCACAATGGCAAGGTGGAAATAATCCTAATTACTCTTTCGGCGCTGAACTACTGGCATGGCTAGCTCCAGACAATGATCAACCTCTGATTCATGTTCCTGTTAAACCTTATGATGGTACACCACTTCAAAATGAGGATGGGATGAATGGGCGAACACAACTCATACAACAATTAGAAGCCGCTGAACATCTTATCCAAGCGCATCAACCTGATCGTATCATTATGTTTGGAGGAGACTGCTTGGTCGAACAAGCCCCTTTTGCTTATTTAAATGAAAAATACGATGGTGAATTAGGCTTGATCTGGATCGATGCTCATAGTGATCTTGTCAGATATACTGGATACGATAACGGGCATACCCTCCCACTTGGCAACCTGTTGGGCGAAGGAGATCAGGAATTTGCTAACCATGTCAAAGTTCCTTTAAAACCTGAGAATGTATTTATTGCAGGGCTTGCTGTTGCTACAGAAGAGGAAAACAAGTTGATTGCTGAAGCCTTTGAAGCACAAGGTATCAGTGTAGACGAATACGACACTGAAATGATCGAACGATTAGGTATTCGTACAGCAGGAACAGCAGAGTTAGCACAAAGTACAGAAGCAATTAGAACGTGGATTCAAGAAAGAGGTATCAAACACTTAGCGATTCATATTGATCTGGATGTGCTTGATCCTCAAGCGTTTCGTTCTCTATTATTTGCGAAGCCTTACGAGCCTTACCTTGTTTCTCCTGCGGGCACGATGCAATTCCCTCAATTGCTCCACCTGTTGAAAGAACTCTCTGAAGAAACAAACGTCGTTGGTTTAGGAATAACCGAACATACACCGTGGGATGCAATTAACTTGAAGAATCTACTTGCAGAAATCCCTATTTTGAATACCTAA